The following coding sequences are from one Plectropomus leopardus isolate mb chromosome 10, YSFRI_Pleo_2.0, whole genome shotgun sequence window:
- the chn1 gene encoding N-chimaerin: protein MPSRESYEVHKEEKSLVQKAKREANQEDILAAALGMRMGPQKPPATFWQPLKLFAYSQLTSLVRRATLKESERTPKSEKVHNFKVHTFRGPHWCEHCASFMWGLMAQGVKCADCGLNVHKHCSSLVPNDCKPDLRHIRKVYSCDLTTLVQAYNTARPMVVDMCIREIESRGLKSEGLYRISGFSDSLEEVKMAFDKDGDKTDISVNAYEDINIITGALKLYLRDLPVPIISYDAYPRFIEAAKLTDPEKKLEAFREALALLPPSHSETLKYLMAHLKRVTQNEKFNLMNAENLAIVFGPTLMRAPNQDAMTALNDIRYQRQVVEVLIKNEDVLF from the exons ATGCCATCTAGAGAGTCCTACGAGGTTCACAAAGAAGAGAAGTCCCTGGTGCAAAAGGCCAAGCGAGAGGCCAATCAGGAGGATATTCTGGCGGCAGCTCTGGGGATGAGGATGGGGCCACAGAAACCTCCAGCCACTTTCTGGCAGCCACTTAAACTCTTCGCCTATTCACAGCTCACCTCACTGGTTCGCAGAGCCACGCTGAAGGAGAGCGAGCGGACACCCAAATCTGAGAAAGTCCACAACTTCAAG GTCCATACCTTTCGAGGGCCTCACTGGTGTGAACACTGTGCCAGCTTCATGTGGGGACTGATGGCTCAGGGAGTCAAATGTGCAG ATTGTGGTTTGAACGTCCACAAACACTGTTCATCTCTGGTGCCCAACGACTGCAAGCCGGACCTCAGACACATCCGTAAAGTCTACAGCTGTGACCTCACGACCCTGGTGCAAGCTTATAACACAGCGCGACCCATGGTGGTGGACATGTGCATACGAGAGATTGAATCAAGAG GACTGAAGTCTGAAGGCCTCTACAGAATATCTGGATTCAGTGATTCTTTGGAAGAAGTCAAGATGGCATTTGACAAAG atgGGGACAAGACAGACATCTCAGTGAACGCCTATGAAGACATCAATATCATCACGGGTGCACTGAAACTTTACCTCAGGGATTTGCCTGTTCCCATCATCTCGTACGATGCTTACCCCAGGTTCATCGAGGCTGCAA AACTCACAGACCCAGAGAAGAAGCTGGAAGCTTTCCGTGAAGCGCTCGCTTTGCTGCCGCCATCGCACAGTGAAACTTTGAAGTACCTCATGGCACATTTAAAAAG GGTGACACAGAATGAGAAATTCAACCTGATGAACGCAGAGAACCTCGCCATCGTTTTCGGACCCACTCTCATGCGCGCACCGAACCAGGACGCTATGACAGCACTTAATGATATTCGCTACCAGAGACAGGTGGTGGAGGTGCTCATTAAAAATGAAGATGTGCTCTTCTGA